In Leisingera sp. NJS204, the DNA window TTTACAGGGCGGCATTTCGCCAATGAATTGGAACCCCAGCGCGCCCAACAGCAGCGCAGCAGAGCCGCCGGCCGCAAGGATAATCAAAAAACGATGCATTATCAGATAAACCTTACCAGCAGGAAGCCGCCAAACAGGACAAGGATGAAGGCCGTGAAAACCAGACCCAAGCGGCGCTCAATAAAGTCGCGGACTGGGGTTCCGAACTTCCAGAGAAGTCCGGCGACGATGAAAAAACGCAATGCGCGTGCGAGGATAGAGGTGGCAATGAAGGTGCCGATGGGCATGCCGGTCCAGCCCGACATAATGGTTATCACTTTATAGGGGAACGGTGTGACGCCGGCGCCCAGCACAGCCCAGAACCCAAAATCGTTAAACCGGGTGTTGAATTCCGCCATGGCATCGCCTTTGCCCATCGCCTCCAGCACCGGCTGGCCGATGCCCTCGTAAAAGAACGCACCAATCGCATAGCCAAGCACACCGCCTGCAACCGAGGCCGCCAGGGCCACTAGCGCAACCAGCCAGGCGCGCGACGGGCGGGCCAGGATCATCGGAATCATCAGCACATCCGGCGGGATCGGGAACACGGAGCTTTCGACAAAGGCAACAATGGCCAAACACCAAAGCGCCTTGGGATGATCGGCCAGGGCCATCGTCCGGTTGTACAGCGGTTTCAGCATTCTGGGCTCTGCATCCTCAACGGGTTTTGCAAGATGAGGTGGCATGCGGGCCGCATTCCGTCAACCTTTGCTGCCGGGTGAATTCGCCACGCGCCGATTTTTTGGCTGCAAAGTGCCTTTTTGCCTCTGGACCTTGGCGTCTGGCTTGGCTAGGAACAGGACGTTGCCCAAGTGGCGGAATGGTAGACGCAGGGGATTCAAAATCCCCCGCTGGTGACAGCGTGCCGGTTCGAGTCCGGCCTTGGGTACCAATAAAAACAAAGGCCTGCAGCGTGTTCTTG includes these proteins:
- a CDS encoding YqaA family protein: MLKPLYNRTMALADHPKALWCLAIVAFVESSVFPIPPDVLMIPMILARPSRAWLVALVALAASVAGGVLGYAIGAFFYEGIGQPVLEAMGKGDAMAEFNTRFNDFGFWAVLGAGVTPFPYKVITIMSGWTGMPIGTFIATSILARALRFFIVAGLLWKFGTPVRDFIERRLGLVFTAFILVLFGGFLLVRFI